The following are from one region of the Thermoanaerobaculia bacterium genome:
- a CDS encoding ABC transporter ATP-binding protein, which produces MGVIPAAAADRAKLSIRGLRMTFRAEGSEVRVLEDIDLDVREGEFVCILGPSGCGKSTLLNVVAGFLAPTAGSATIDGQEVRGPDPRRIFVFQERGVFPWLTVEGNIGFGLGKLPRVERERRIAHYVGMVGLSGFERAYPHELSGGMKQRVEVARALAVDPDTLFLDEPFGALDSITRLVMRGELLRIWQAERKTILFVTHDIEESVQLADRVVVMSARPARIRRIVPIDLPHPRDLSSRRYLELRDGIFEEIGLAHKI; this is translated from the coding sequence GTGGGCGTGATTCCCGCCGCCGCCGCCGACCGGGCGAAGCTCTCCATCCGCGGCCTGCGGATGACTTTCCGCGCAGAGGGAAGCGAAGTTCGCGTTCTCGAGGACATCGACCTCGACGTTCGCGAGGGGGAGTTCGTGTGCATCCTCGGGCCTTCCGGCTGCGGCAAGTCGACGCTCCTGAACGTCGTCGCCGGCTTCCTCGCGCCGACGGCGGGCTCGGCGACGATCGACGGGCAGGAGGTCCGGGGCCCCGATCCGCGCCGGATCTTCGTCTTCCAGGAGCGCGGCGTCTTCCCGTGGCTCACCGTCGAAGGGAACATCGGCTTCGGCCTCGGGAAGCTCCCGCGCGTCGAGCGTGAGCGCCGCATCGCGCACTACGTCGGCATGGTCGGGCTCTCGGGCTTCGAGCGGGCGTATCCCCACGAGCTCTCGGGCGGAATGAAGCAGCGCGTCGAGGTGGCGCGAGCGCTCGCGGTCGACCCCGACACGCTCTTCCTCGACGAGCCGTTCGGCGCGCTCGACTCGATCACGCGGCTCGTCATGCGCGGCGAGCTCCTCCGGATCTGGCAGGCGGAGAGGAAGACGATCCTCTTCGTGACCCACGACATCGAAGAGTCGGTCCAGCTGGCCGACCGCGTCGTGGTCATGTCGGCCCGCCCGGCGCGGATCCGCCGGATCGTTCCGATCGACCTGCCGCACCCGCGCGACCTTTCTTCCCGCCGGTATCTCGAGCTCCGCGACGGGATCTTCGAGGAAATCGGGCTCGCCCACAAAATCTGA
- a CDS encoding ATPase domain-containing protein: protein MKDIGKILPRAATGITGIDEVLKGGLPVNRLYLLQGQPGVGKTTFSVQFLIEGVRQGEKGMYITLSETEEEIRSVAASHGWNLDGISLQELSAQRAALEPSSQNTLFYPSEVELGETMRRVLDDIDRVGPKRIVFDSLSDLRMLSQSPLRFRRQILALKQYLASRDATVILVEDMSIEGGDLQLQSLAHGVITLEQHSPVYGADRRRLRVVKLRGSSFIAGYHDFRIETGGMKVFPRLTATDYPRLQSEEQISSDSPQIDELIGGGLAFGTSTLILGPAGTGKSALASTYAYAAARKGHKSIFFLFEEGLGTFFTRARSLGADLLPFAEDGTISVRHLDPAELAPGELVEQVREAVENAGVRMVVIDSVGGYLTAMLEENSLLSQMHEFLNYLRRRGVVVILVMAQHGFLGPAMAAPVDVSYLADNVILLRYFEAGGHLLKAISVVKKRAGWHETSIREYRVDASGVRAGKPLSGFQGLMTGTPRFTGREEALLSEGHEPSQ from the coding sequence ATGAAGGACATCGGAAAGATTCTTCCGCGGGCAGCGACCGGGATCACGGGGATCGACGAGGTCCTGAAGGGCGGCCTGCCGGTGAACCGGCTCTATCTCCTCCAGGGGCAGCCCGGGGTGGGAAAGACGACCTTCTCGGTCCAGTTCCTGATCGAAGGAGTCCGGCAAGGCGAAAAGGGGATGTACATCACCCTCTCGGAGACCGAGGAAGAGATCCGGTCCGTCGCCGCCTCCCACGGATGGAACCTCGACGGCATCTCTCTCCAGGAGCTTTCGGCGCAGAGAGCGGCTCTCGAGCCTTCCTCGCAGAACACGCTCTTCTATCCGTCCGAGGTCGAGCTCGGCGAGACGATGCGGAGGGTTCTCGACGACATCGACCGTGTCGGCCCGAAGCGCATCGTCTTCGACTCCCTCTCGGACCTCCGCATGCTCTCGCAGAGCCCGCTCCGCTTCCGGCGGCAGATCCTGGCCCTCAAGCAGTACCTCGCCTCGCGCGACGCGACGGTGATTCTCGTCGAGGACATGTCGATCGAAGGCGGGGACCTGCAGCTCCAGAGCCTCGCCCACGGCGTGATCACGCTCGAGCAGCACTCCCCGGTCTACGGGGCCGACCGCCGGCGTCTCCGCGTCGTGAAGCTCCGCGGGTCGTCCTTCATCGCCGGATATCACGACTTCCGGATCGAGACCGGCGGAATGAAGGTCTTTCCGCGCCTGACGGCCACCGACTACCCGAGGCTCCAGAGCGAGGAACAGATCTCGAGCGACAGCCCGCAGATCGACGAGTTGATTGGAGGAGGTCTCGCCTTCGGCACGAGCACCTTGATCCTGGGGCCGGCGGGAACCGGGAAGTCGGCGCTCGCTTCGACCTACGCGTACGCCGCCGCCCGGAAAGGACACAAATCGATCTTCTTTCTCTTCGAGGAGGGTCTGGGAACGTTCTTCACGCGCGCGCGCTCGCTCGGAGCGGACCTCCTCCCCTTCGCCGAGGACGGGACGATCAGCGTCCGGCACCTGGATCCGGCCGAGCTCGCTCCGGGAGAGCTCGTCGAGCAGGTACGGGAGGCCGTGGAGAACGCCGGCGTCCGCATGGTCGTCATCGACAGTGTCGGGGGGTATCTCACGGCGATGCTCGAGGAAAACTCCCTTCTCTCGCAGATGCACGAGTTCCTGAACTACCTCCGGCGCCGGGGAGTGGTCGTGATCCTGGTGATGGCACAGCACGGCTTCCTCGGCCCCGCGATGGCGGCGCCGGTGGACGTCAGCTATCTCGCCGACAACGTCATCCTGCTGCGATATTTCGAAGCGGGGGGTCACCTTCTGAAGGCCATCTCCGTGGTCAAGAAGCGAGCCGGCTGGCACGAGACGTCGATCCGCGAGTACCGGGTGGACGCGTCCGGCGTGCGCGCGGGCAAGCCCCTCTCCGGATTCCAGGGGCTGATGACGGGAACGCCGCGCTTCACGGGGCGCGAGGAGGCGCTCCTGTCCGAGGGACATGAGCCTTCCCAATAG
- a CDS encoding ABC transporter permease, which yields MTEPGISPRRRTRLGERILPFTGIAALIVLWDLAIRTGRFPLLPGPLPVVRAIAELARKGFLVKHVVASLFRVTWGYLLAVAVGVPLGITLAWYRRGAMALAPLLELVRPISALAWIPLAILWFGVGDLSAVFIIFVASSLPIAIATMTAVGNVPDIHWNAGRNFGLSSGEIARRVLLPAILPRLLVGLRLSLGIAWLVVVAAEMIAVNSGLGFLIIDARNAGNRYDLVVAGMVLIGAIGVGLDAAMRRIERLPALRWGYADSGEESWA from the coding sequence TTGACGGAGCCCGGGATTTCGCCGAGACGACGGACGCGACTCGGAGAACGGATTCTTCCGTTCACCGGAATCGCCGCGCTCATCGTCCTGTGGGACCTGGCGATCCGGACGGGAAGGTTTCCGCTCCTTCCCGGTCCTCTCCCGGTCGTCCGCGCGATCGCCGAGCTCGCGCGGAAGGGTTTTCTGGTCAAGCACGTGGTCGCGTCGCTCTTTCGCGTGACCTGGGGCTACCTGCTCGCGGTCGCCGTCGGCGTCCCCCTGGGGATCACGCTCGCGTGGTACCGGCGGGGGGCGATGGCTCTCGCCCCGCTGCTGGAGCTCGTTCGGCCGATCTCGGCCCTCGCGTGGATCCCGCTCGCGATCCTCTGGTTCGGCGTCGGCGACCTGTCGGCGGTCTTCATCATCTTCGTCGCGTCGTCGCTCCCGATCGCGATCGCGACGATGACGGCGGTCGGGAACGTCCCCGACATCCACTGGAACGCGGGGCGGAACTTCGGACTGAGCTCCGGCGAGATCGCCCGGCGGGTCCTTCTTCCGGCGATCCTGCCCCGGCTCCTCGTCGGGCTGCGGCTCTCCCTGGGGATCGCCTGGCTCGTCGTCGTCGCCGCGGAGATGATCGCGGTCAATTCCGGGCTCGGGTTCCTGATCATCGACGCGAGGAACGCCGGCAACCGCTACGACCTCGTCGTCGCGGGAATGGTTTTGATCGGCGCGATCGGCGTCGGGCTCGACGCCGCCATGCGCCGGATCGAGCGTCTGCCCGCGCTCCGCTGGGGCTACGCCGATTCCGGAGAGGAGTCGTGGGCGTGA
- a CDS encoding ABC transporter permease, translating into MRVRRIESVLLPLGAAALLLAIWHAAVRATGTTVFPSPAAVARGIAELARKGLLLAYVRDSLLRVAAGFGAAVAVGIPLGVFLGWQPAAARAANPVIQFLRPISPLAWIPVAIVLFGVNDTAATFLIFLGSVFPILVAAMNGVRGVPAIYRNAGRNFGLSRGALLARVVFPAALPELIGGIRIALGIAWLVVVAAEMIAVNSGLGYLVIDSRNAGKRYDLVVAAMFLIGVIGLALNVGIARLARLRALRWGFRAEGA; encoded by the coding sequence ATGCGCGTGCGAAGGATCGAATCGGTGCTCCTTCCCCTCGGCGCCGCGGCGCTTCTCCTCGCGATCTGGCATGCCGCCGTCCGGGCGACCGGGACGACGGTTTTCCCCTCGCCGGCGGCGGTGGCCAGGGGAATCGCGGAGCTCGCCCGGAAGGGTCTCCTGCTCGCCTACGTGCGCGACTCGCTCCTCCGGGTCGCGGCGGGCTTCGGGGCGGCCGTCGCGGTCGGGATTCCCCTGGGGGTCTTCCTGGGGTGGCAGCCGGCGGCCGCGCGCGCGGCCAATCCCGTGATCCAGTTCCTGCGGCCGATCAGCCCGCTCGCATGGATCCCGGTCGCGATCGTCCTCTTCGGCGTCAACGACACGGCGGCGACGTTCCTGATCTTCCTGGGATCGGTTTTCCCGATCCTCGTCGCCGCGATGAACGGCGTGCGCGGCGTGCCGGCGATCTACCGGAACGCGGGCCGGAACTTCGGACTTTCGCGAGGAGCGCTGCTCGCGCGGGTCGTCTTCCCGGCGGCGCTCCCGGAGCTGATCGGCGGGATCCGGATCGCGCTCGGGATCGCCTGGCTCGTCGTCGTCGCCGCCGAGATGATCGCCGTGAACTCCGGCCTCGGGTATCTCGTCATCGACTCCCGCAACGCCGGGAAACGGTACGATCTCGTGGTGGCGGCGATGTTCCTGATCGGGGTGATCGGCCTCGCGCTCAACGTCGGAATCGCGCGGCTCGCGCGGCTCCGCGCCCTGCGCTGGGGATTCCGCGCGGAGGGGGCATGA
- a CDS encoding transporter, with amino-acid sequence ILIENGGATPSAFGFGDLDFAAKWKVVEETPGSKRPAFTVNAAVEFPTGSEKKQLGSGLADYGVNLILQKSLSPVTLLHVNAGVQFAGNTQTGVVGIHTPGHILSSGVSVTRDFSPALHLGIDLNGAEVHDGGPKERQLQLTLGGNYAFTSDDTFDFAVLVGWEGAPRVGFLVGVSVTP; translated from the coding sequence TGATTTTGATCGAGAACGGAGGGGCGACGCCGAGCGCTTTCGGTTTCGGCGACCTGGATTTCGCGGCGAAGTGGAAGGTCGTCGAAGAAACGCCCGGCTCGAAGCGCCCCGCGTTCACGGTCAACGCCGCCGTCGAGTTCCCGACGGGGAGCGAGAAGAAACAGCTCGGCTCGGGTCTGGCCGACTACGGCGTGAATCTGATTCTCCAGAAGAGCCTCTCACCCGTGACCCTGCTCCACGTCAACGCGGGCGTCCAGTTCGCCGGCAACACCCAGACCGGCGTCGTCGGAATCCACACCCCCGGACACATCCTGAGCTCGGGGGTGTCGGTGACGCGCGACTTCTCGCCCGCGCTCCATCTCGGGATCGACTTGAACGGCGCCGAGGTCCACGACGGGGGACCCAAGGAGCGACAGCTGCAGCTCACCCTCGGTGGAAACTACGCGTTCACGTCGGACGACACGTTCGATTTCGCGGTCCTCGTCGGCTGGGAAGGCGCGCCGCGCGTCGGGTTCCTCGTCGGAGTCTCGGTCACTCCGTAG
- a CDS encoding ABC transporter substrate-binding protein yields the protein MTRASSPKRARRLVLSGLAAWVIAITAAHLAMNFDWSAALNDRLPPEKRKLNVAYIPVTCHLACPVTDFITRNSLDGNLFIPRMFQGFPEIKEALIANRMQVGFMVAPMAIALRAQGVPIKIVYLGHRYGSAVVVRKDGPIHSVRDLAGRTIAIPSRFSDERLIVFRALQRNGMSGKDVHMIEMSPADVTGALAAGAVDAFSMGEPYPSQAELAGYGRVLFPAREYWPDFMSCVVVVRQDVIDTRPQAVQVLVDGIARSGLWLDEGKPHRELAADFVARYYYRQRPEILRHALTEPLDRVIYTRLSPRKADFDMVRDLMIETGVLDRKIAFEEYVDTRFAEGAATQTAWKYEPGSGRAQ from the coding sequence ATGACCCGCGCGTCCTCCCCGAAGCGCGCCCGCCGGCTCGTGCTCTCCGGGCTGGCGGCCTGGGTGATCGCGATCACCGCCGCGCACCTCGCGATGAACTTCGACTGGTCGGCCGCGCTCAACGATCGATTGCCGCCGGAGAAGCGGAAATTGAACGTCGCGTACATCCCCGTCACGTGCCACCTCGCGTGCCCGGTCACCGACTTCATCACCCGCAACTCGCTCGACGGGAACCTCTTCATCCCCCGGATGTTCCAGGGATTTCCGGAGATCAAGGAGGCGCTGATCGCCAACCGCATGCAGGTCGGCTTCATGGTCGCGCCGATGGCGATCGCTCTCCGCGCCCAGGGCGTCCCGATCAAGATCGTCTATCTCGGCCACCGCTACGGGAGCGCGGTCGTGGTGCGCAAGGACGGGCCGATCCATTCCGTCCGCGATCTCGCGGGCCGGACGATCGCGATCCCGAGCCGCTTCTCGGACGAGAGGCTGATCGTCTTCCGCGCGCTCCAGCGCAACGGGATGTCGGGGAAGGACGTCCACATGATCGAGATGTCGCCGGCCGACGTCACGGGCGCGCTCGCGGCGGGGGCCGTGGACGCCTTCTCGATGGGAGAGCCGTATCCGTCGCAGGCCGAGCTCGCCGGCTACGGCCGCGTCCTCTTCCCGGCGCGCGAATACTGGCCCGACTTCATGTCGTGCGTCGTCGTCGTGCGGCAGGACGTCATCGACACGCGCCCGCAGGCGGTCCAGGTGCTCGTCGACGGCATCGCGCGATCGGGACTCTGGCTCGACGAAGGGAAGCCTCACCGGGAGCTGGCCGCGGATTTCGTGGCGCGCTACTACTATCGCCAGCGCCCCGAGATCCTGCGGCACGCGCTGACGGAGCCGCTCGATCGCGTCATCTACACGCGGCTGTCGCCCCGGAAGGCGGACTTCGACATGGTCCGCGATCTCATGATCGAGACGGGCGTCCTCGACCGGAAGATCGCGTTCGAGGAATACGTCGACACGAGATTCGCCGAGGGAGCGGCCACGCAGACCGCGTGGAAATACGAGCCCGGCTCCGGCCGCGCCCAGTAG
- a CDS encoding ATP-binding protein has product MSLPNRGPEEIVLILAPRGRDGALARDLLEAEGISARLCPDLVDFCAKLPESGAGLVTEEALSPHFDCLARALRDQPAWSDFPIVVFRSTEPDTAGHLLEMLEYLGNVTLLDRPVRKLNLATAVLAALRARRRQYELRDRLADLEENVRQRDRFLAILGHELRNPLAAITAAVELSRRRGKAVLSEEIGVVHRQSRHLARLVDDLLDVSRVTSGKIVLECAIVELAELAERCAESLAPSAAAREIDVSVIADRDVRVEGDPVRLEQSVTNVLNNAIKYTPRRGHIVVEVRREEGRALVAIRDTGAGISPEMLPHIFNLFTQAQDTLDRAQGGMGIGLTLVKSLVSLHGGRVEARSEGLGRGSEFRIWLPLAAAAPAGPGTPRDEPVPDSATRRIVLIEDNGDLRESIRQLLELDGHSVATAGDGAEGLELIRSLRPDVALIDIGLPRLDGYGVARTVRSELGRDARLIALTGYGQAEDREKAARAGFDGHLTKPITGRALRRVLSDASLPR; this is encoded by the coding sequence ATGAGCCTTCCCAATAGAGGGCCCGAGGAAATCGTCCTGATCCTGGCGCCGCGCGGACGGGACGGCGCCCTCGCGCGCGACCTGCTCGAAGCGGAAGGAATCTCGGCCCGGCTGTGCCCGGACCTCGTCGACTTCTGCGCGAAGCTCCCCGAGTCGGGCGCCGGGCTCGTCACCGAAGAGGCCCTGAGCCCCCACTTCGACTGCCTCGCCCGGGCGCTCCGCGACCAGCCGGCGTGGTCCGACTTCCCGATCGTGGTGTTCCGGTCGACCGAGCCCGACACCGCCGGACATCTCCTCGAGATGCTCGAGTACCTCGGCAACGTGACGCTCCTCGACCGGCCGGTCCGAAAGCTCAACCTCGCGACCGCCGTTCTCGCGGCGCTCCGGGCGCGCCGCCGCCAGTACGAGCTCCGCGACCGCCTCGCCGATCTCGAAGAAAACGTCCGCCAGCGCGACCGCTTCCTCGCCATCCTCGGTCACGAGCTGCGCAATCCCCTCGCCGCGATCACGGCCGCCGTCGAGCTCTCCCGGCGGCGGGGCAAGGCGGTGCTGTCGGAGGAGATCGGGGTCGTCCACCGCCAGAGCCGCCATCTCGCGCGCCTCGTCGACGACCTTCTCGACGTCTCCCGGGTGACCTCCGGCAAGATCGTGCTCGAGTGCGCGATCGTCGAGCTCGCCGAGCTCGCGGAACGGTGCGCGGAATCGCTCGCCCCTTCCGCGGCGGCCCGGGAGATCGACGTGAGCGTGATCGCGGACCGCGACGTCCGCGTCGAAGGGGATCCCGTCCGTCTCGAGCAGAGCGTCACGAACGTCCTGAACAACGCGATCAAGTACACCCCTCGCCGCGGCCACATCGTCGTCGAGGTCCGCCGCGAAGAGGGACGAGCCCTCGTCGCGATCCGCGACACGGGCGCGGGAATCTCGCCCGAGATGCTGCCGCACATCTTCAACCTCTTCACCCAGGCCCAGGACACGCTCGACCGCGCCCAGGGCGGGATGGGGATCGGTCTGACCCTGGTCAAGAGCCTCGTCTCGCTCCACGGGGGGAGGGTCGAGGCGAGGAGCGAGGGCCTCGGCCGGGGGAGCGAGTTCCGGATCTGGCTCCCGCTCGCCGCGGCCGCGCCCGCCGGCCCCGGGACGCCGCGCGACGAACCGGTCCCCGACTCGGCGACCCGCCGAATCGTGCTGATCGAGGACAACGGCGACCTCCGGGAATCGATCCGGCAGCTCCTCGAGCTCGACGGTCATTCGGTGGCGACGGCGGGAGACGGGGCGGAGGGACTCGAGCTGATCCGCTCTCTGCGCCCCGACGTCGCGCTGATCGACATCGGGCTGCCCCGTCTCGACGGATACGGGGTCGCGCGAACGGTGCGGTCCGAGCTCGGCCGCGACGCCCGGCTCATCGCGCTGACCGGATACGGCCAGGCCGAGGACCGGGAGAAGGCCGCGCGTGCGGGCTTCGACGGGCACCTCACGAAGCCGATCACGGGCCGAGCGCTGCGTCGGGTGCTTTCGGATGCCTCCCTCCCCCGCTGA